A genomic region of Prionailurus bengalensis isolate Pbe53 chromosome D1, Fcat_Pben_1.1_paternal_pri, whole genome shotgun sequence contains the following coding sequences:
- the CDKN1C gene encoding LOW QUALITY PROTEIN: cyclin-dependent kinase inhibitor 1C (The sequence of the model RefSeq protein was modified relative to this genomic sequence to represent the inferred CDS: deleted 1 base in 1 codon), giving the protein MERLVARRTFPLFARTSACRSLFGPVDHEELSRELQIRLAELSAEDQRRWDYNFQQDVPLRGPGRLQWTEVDSDSVPAFYRETVQISSPSARDPRPRPRRRTRSPRDAPPLAPLRPWARRSRPRASGCDEPRAQRAPREPAGQRTGQERWASAGTVHVAATGGSCHRAAFGFMFKI; this is encoded by the exons ATGGAGCGCCTGGTCGCCCGCCGCACCTTCCCCCTGTTCGCGCGCACTAGCGCCTGCCGCAGCCTCTTCGGGCCGGTGGACCACGAGGAGCTGAGCCGCGAGCTGCAGATCCGCCTGGCCGAGCTGAGCGCCGAGGACCAGCGCCGCTGGGACTACAACTTCCAGCAGGACGTGCCGCTGCGGGGCCCCGGGCGCCTGCAGTGGACCGAGGTGGACAGCGACTCCGTGCCCGCCTTCTACCGCGAGACGGTGCAG ATTTCTTCGCCAAGCGCAAGAGACCCGCGCCCGAGGCCAAGGCGTCGAACGAGGTCCCCGCGGGATGCGCCGCCCCTGGCGCCGCTCCGGCCGTGGGCTCGGCGGAGCAGACCCCGCGCAAGCGGCTGCGATGAG CCTCGCGCCCAAAGAGCCCCGAGGGAGCCCGCTGGGCAGCGGACAGGACAGGAGCGCTGGGCCTCGGCTGGGACCGTCCATGTAGCAGCAACCGGC GGCAGCTGCCACCGAGCAGCGTTcggttttatgtttaaaatttaa